aatgaaattacatcaaaaggagtggaaaattacatctttttttcattattagatcactcgtgttttagattccgtatacttttagaatttttttgctgtgcaatGTTTACATTCAAGAAAGCTGCAGGCTACACActaaaactttgtaaaacacACTTAAATCGTAGTATCCATTTGAgggtggataaactttttttgcgtattttttaccctttttcaaaatttatcacataaAACCCCGAGAAAAGAAATAAACGCCGTATTTTCAATggcaatataataaataaacataaaatgataaattgtgGAGGAACATTCATGAAATCAACTTGATTTTCACCAGAAAAACATtacaattgttaattttttaggtgggtggataaactttttttgcatactgtatttgtttttcgaGTAAAGtaattgaacaaaataataaaatatagtgataaaatagattatttttacttttttttcttttcggtggtacaaggcaacaaaatttacgtTTTTCCGTTTGAATAGGGTTTGagagctgattttgactgatttgaagGCGACATATCcaaataaataagaataaacGGTCAGATTTAGCAGGGAAAATTATTGTTCTACCTTGATTTGTGGTTAAGACTAGCTAGGGAGGTATCGAATACCGCCCAAAACCGTTAAGCCTTTgcctcaccgaatagttgagctaagtattcggccaaaTAGACCGAATAGGCCAAATATTTATTAATATACAataacagacttgtcaaattttttaaatgatcatgGATACAGACGAtggataaattataaaatttcgaaaagtaaTGCTGAAAAAGTTAGACTATCATTAAAAAcgtatggtttcagcaaaacatcttaggtgtatcTTTCAATGATCGTACTGGAgatccaagaaaaaaatcgagacaagtaaaatctggccgggatgcccAGATATTGGGTAAAACTTCTCTAATTTGGTTGGGTTAATTCAGATTATTTATTATCTCAATCAAAtaataatattcaaatttatctttgaaattttttggatattttgttcaaaacgttttctaaaaagattgaaattgaacataaatatttgattaatCTGGATACGATTTTCACACTGCTGCTGTGGTTCaatgaaatcttcaaatttcttttttcttttgtatgtgtaagaataatgcctagattttgtccagattttctcttatattattttttttttcaaatgtcctgAACTGCCCGACCGTGTGGTTgtggttgaaagttgaaagtatTATATGCTTATCCCTTTAgtgcatgacttttttaaaatgagaagagCTATTATTGAGTCAGTGaaataatatcattttaattcgaataaaacAACTAAACAGGTTTGTAGCCATTATTTTGAGTCTTATGAGAGTTATGGCTCAtcgaagttgaaaaatattttttttaaattgttgatttatttcaatacgattttgctaatttcttccAAACATTGTTCATTAGGTACAAAaagatgtttgtgattgattgagattaaaacatttgttagaatttccaaatttgaagaaataacagTGATTTTCCAAGAACtacctttttcaaaaaaaaaatcttaatttgatctgtgccatttttttttttgtatactttCTCCGAAATGTCACACATACATTATAATCTGTTAATGAGAATACCATGGGCTAAAtactttttatctatttttctttCATCTCAATTTACATTCCATTCTTAGCACAGGcttttgaaatcataaaattttatttattttctgcatatccttcatctcatctctacataaAGGCGAataaagccaaatcaaaacaaacaatcatcagttgcagccttaaaaattttcgCTTCCCATCTGCGCTTCTTTAGGCCAAACcgtctttttctaccggaaggctaaatcaaaacaaacaagtaACATCCCTGAAAATTCTGCGCTTCTTTAGActaattccgtctttttccaccgggaggCTAAATTATAACAGGAATCAGCAGCAACAACCTTGAAAATccacgcttcctaaggccaatccgcctttttccatcggaaggccaaatcaaaacaaacaataagcagaaactcatttaaaatctgcgctttcttatccaatccgtctttttccggGCCCCGAATAAGAAACATTtctttcgtagcagcagccttaaaatcctTCTACCGGAGGCCGTATCAGATACATTtattttcgtagcagcagccttcaaaatctgcgccCTCTGTGCccatccgtctttctaccggaggccaaatcagaaacaaatttttcgtagcagcagccttgacaatCTGCGCACATTCTAACAACTACGCCTTTGTCGTGATTGTACGATTCTTCTGAAACTCAATTAAAAATGCACTccgacacgtctgtcgctctgaataatagatcaatgactgacgaaatttatttaattttatttatcttcagtgttgctgGATACAActagtattttatttaaattagatttattttctataaaTCCTTCACCTCATCTCTACTCTAAAGACAGTCATAAGAACTCGTTTCTGCAAGTAGCTCTAAACGTATCCATGGTAGCTGTGAAATGGAGCGTGTATCAAATTCAGGTGTCGTCAGTAAAGAGCAAAGCGTTGCCGTTCAAAGTCAAAGATAGAAGATCGTTGATGAAGTCAAAGAAACATCAACGGGCCCAAATTGCTTCCCTGTGGTACTCCCGTTGCAATGAATCTTTTATTCGTTAATCACTTTTAAGAACACAAATCGTTCTGTGAGAGAGGTAGCTTTATAATGTCTGTCCCCTAGGAGACTGAGTTATGAGTTGAGAGAGGTAGGAATAAAACGtgctagttttttttgcatcgggATAGACACTGGTTCCAATAGTTGCAAATTAATTCAGTAGACTAAGGCTTCTGCTCATGAAAACTTTTAGTATCTCAAGAATAATGTCTTACACACTATTTTTCTAAACCTTATTTTAGTATCACTAGTACCACTATTTAGAATAAGGTATTTagtcatttgttttcaaatatcaatCTATTGTACACTAGATTCGTCTAACCAACGAACAGAACCACATTCGTCGGCTGCAACTACTCTCCAAGCTAGAGAACGATCACAAGCTGTACAACCCTTACGATGACCACCGGAAGACGCTGTCCGAAAATGGCAAGGAAGTCTACATAGACCCCGCTCAGACACTGTCGGAGGACAAGGAAAAGGTCTATCGATATTTCAGCAACTCGGCTCAGAATGTGGCTTCCGGTTTCTTGTCCTCCAGCATTTCCTCGGAGATGGAATACGACGAATCGTCCAATGAATCGCGGGCTAGCTACGAACGGTATCAGTATTGCAAAAATTGTCGAGCGGACATTGACCGGTCATTTATGCCGCGGGACTCGAGAAACGGAGGCCATTATCACCATAAGGTTGGTTTAGTTGGTAGGTTGATTTGGAGGTTTTTgttgaaacaaacattttttttaggcaACTCCAAAAACCCAACGGAAGGTCGACGATCACTGCCTCAATTGCCAAAAACGATTGGAAAAACTTTGTATCAAATGTGAACGGGTTATGAAGCGGTCAAACAAACAACGTTCTTCTAACCTTTGCAACTTCTGTCAGCAATCAGCCGACAATAGTCGACTTCAACGGGAAGCTCAATCCGAACTAAAAAGGCAACGTCATAAGCAGCTGCTCCGTTCTTTGGAAAGGGACCACGAAGAAACACATCGTGGGTCGGTTTCGCCTCCAAACCCCTACAAAATCATTGACATTCAGTACCACGAGAGTGACAATGACCAAGACCTCTCGGTTCTAAATCCGGTCATCGTTCGGAAAAACTACCGGAAACCTTACTCGATGAACATCGACAAGGAATCGCTCTTCCATCCGAGCAAAAAGACGCCGGATCCGAAAGTTTCCGTTAACATCCGCAACGGGGAGGTGTTCGTGGACAACAAAATCAAACACATCCCAGTGCCGGTGGACGATACGATGGATGACATAACGACGGACGAAATGGACGACCGGATATCGAAGTACGTGAAGCACTACAACACCCTGTGGATGAAGCGGGGTAACGGGAGCAGGAAGAACAATCTACAGAAACAAGTGAGCATTTCCAGCAAACTGCCGCCACTTTCGCCACCGAAAGTGTACATCAGCGATCGGCCGGACAACTTGAAGAGCGAAGCCATGAAGAACACCGAGAAGAAGTGGGATGTGAGTATTTATTTCTTTTCTGCATGAAACATCCGGAGAAAAGGCGGATTAGGGGTAAAAGTTGGAGGAGACTACATAAATATTCAGTGACGTTTGTTCAGTTTgtaatgaatttattttgtcatggtaacatttttgcaaaaaatcggaaatttcagGGAAACAATTAGAAGTTGGaattgaagaatattttttattaatttcaaaatttttggagctGACGAATagattttcattttagagcatcGAATCAAACTTTCGAGATTCTCAAATTGTTTTGCCccgatgaaataaaattacaaattaaaatgtatttttcaaatcaagtgtTGTTATGTAAGTTCGAATCCTGACtctgaatgtttttttaaacgaaataaaatatCCAGAGTCAGG
This sequence is a window from Uranotaenia lowii strain MFRU-FL chromosome 3, ASM2978415v1, whole genome shotgun sequence. Protein-coding genes within it:
- the LOC129754121 gene encoding uncharacterized protein LOC129754121 isoform X6 — its product is MEQWVSDTFFSYFPSFNKNTNEKKSMLSKARQADYQEYLKNVISLANVIPQVTTKHQQYMEKYGNQAVQTEFDKDLSPKIISPKTQKAGPSMGTSINNNSNSNKTNGHSTGHEKSLGFLSPTSGGIKTITNTATNPILKSSIAGNDPSSYVRKGSPREKLIQDLNHTDLSTILNTDTIDRRNRLLAEVGPTNSNSISTQKYIPTNERGTLLLNEESRRKLEYQRELIKQIEEKRKEVERLREKEKLEEEMLTSRLEQQLKTMQLEEELEREKQRSEKIRLTNEQNHIRRLQLLSKLENDHKLYNPYDDHRKTLSENGKEVYIDPAQTLSEDKEKVYRYFSNSAQNVASGFLSSSISSEMEYDESSNESRASYERYQYCKNCRADIDRSFMPRDSRNGGHYHHKATPKTQRKVDDHCLNCQKRLEKLCIKCERVMKRSNKQRSSNLCNFCQQSADNSRLQREAQSELKRQRHKQLLRSLERDHEETHRGSVSPPNPYKIIDIQYHESDNDQDLSVLNPVIVRKNYRKPYSMNIDKESLFHPSKKTPDPKVSVNIRNGEVFVDNKIKHIPVPVDDTMDDITTDEMDDRISKYVKHYNTLWMKRGNGSRKNNLQKQVSISSKLPPLSPPKVYISDRPDNLKSEAMKNTEKKWDIPAVERTRLSPGSPRVLTQLGAIRKQLQLEQLQMDQTYTKTHHPNQGRHHNSGGNSPANHPAIRINHHDNSSSNNDNGDDDNN